Proteins found in one Mucilaginibacter gracilis genomic segment:
- a CDS encoding RagB/SusD family nutrient uptake outer membrane protein → MSDNLTLADLTDVGLKQLYTNNLASIDNVSTPYWAALYKSIYEANAAIEGVSNSKKLTSSVKNRILGEAYFDRAFMYYYLVNLYGDVPLALTTDYKLTSVLKRSAAADVYNQIVNDLLQAKDYLDSQYLDFNLKNVTTERVRPNQMAAYALLARVQLQRKNYLAAEEAATKVIENKPTYNIVAPEQVFLKNSDETIWALQPVRAFLNTNQAQIFILPVTGPDFSYPVYLSNSLVNSFESNNDLRKSKWIGSVIVGSQTYYFSYKYKVPAIGTDIFEYDIVLRLAEQYLIRSEARAEQNKISDAQADLNIIRSRAGLANTVANNTSDLKAAILKERRVELFTEWGHRWIDIKRTGTIDQIMTQAAVVKGSTWESFKALFPIPYQEIVKDSQLTQNTGY, encoded by the coding sequence TTGTCAGATAATTTAACTTTAGCAGATTTGACAGATGTTGGACTAAAACAACTTTATACTAATAATTTAGCTAGCATTGATAATGTGTCTACACCTTATTGGGCGGCGTTATATAAGTCAATATATGAAGCCAACGCAGCAATTGAGGGAGTGTCAAATTCCAAAAAACTTACTTCAAGTGTCAAAAACAGAATTTTAGGCGAAGCTTACTTCGATAGGGCGTTTATGTATTATTATCTTGTTAATTTATACGGAGACGTTCCATTGGCGCTAACAACTGATTATAAATTAACTTCGGTTTTGAAGCGATCTGCCGCGGCTGATGTATATAATCAAATTGTAAACGATTTACTCCAAGCCAAAGACTATTTAGATTCGCAGTATTTAGATTTTAATTTAAAAAACGTTACTACCGAGAGAGTAAGACCTAATCAGATGGCGGCTTATGCGTTACTAGCTCGTGTTCAGCTCCAAAGAAAAAACTATTTAGCCGCTGAAGAAGCAGCAACTAAGGTAATTGAGAATAAACCCACTTATAACATAGTTGCACCGGAGCAGGTCTTTTTAAAAAATAGTGACGAAACAATTTGGGCGCTACAACCTGTAAGAGCATTTTTAAACACAAATCAAGCTCAGATTTTCATACTTCCTGTAACGGGGCCTGATTTTAGCTATCCGGTTTATTTATCAAATTCATTAGTTAATAGTTTTGAATCGAATAATGACCTTCGAAAATCAAAATGGATAGGCTCTGTGATTGTTGGAAGTCAAACATATTATTTTTCTTATAAATACAAAGTGCCGGCAATTGGTACTGATATTTTTGAATATGATATTGTCCTGAGACTTGCTGAACAATACTTAATACGATCCGAAGCGCGGGCAGAGCAAAATAAAATTTCGGATGCCCAGGCTGATTTGAACATAATTCGTTCTCGTGCAGGTTTAGCTAATACGGTTGCCAATAACACATCTGACTTGAAAGCTGCAATCTTAAAAGAAAGAAGAGTAGAGCTTTTCACAGAATGGGGACATCGATGGATTGATATAAAGAGAACTGGAACTATTGATCAAATCATGACTCAAGCTGCAGTAGTTAAGGGCAGTACTTGGGAATCTTTCAAAGCATTATTCCCGATCCCGTATCAAGAAATAGTAAAAGACTCTCAACTAACGCAAAATACAGGCTATTAA
- a CDS encoding DUF255 domain-containing protein gives MKIIKILLVLFVPSFAFASSHGISFDKNRNWEQVKNQAKLEHKYIFVDAFATWCVPCKQMDKEVYINKQVGDFFNGRFISVKVQMDQTTHDNDYVKSWYGDAKQIMRIGGIKAFPAFLFFNPEGELIYSRDGFKSIEEFINLGKAALSIKKGLAEQLTEFNAGKRGGIDLLNLAKFQRAQKQESSALAIATALKDELMNTNKFSGFYKPENLQLFTAFGRVFNVNDPFIKFIFKNQASSDSSFKAEGFSQRIVDFLVVKDFIDPNIATAKKQGISPSWIDVEKQITLRFDVTTAEKAIAPAKIRWAEEIKDWPTYIQLNIDLIDKGGVDIMQRPMINAFVWNGILLHSIDSKEIDKGLAYMDKLIKTYPTAYTLLDTYGNLLWKSGDKQKAIIIERQALKEVQEAKDQDNIIPIQRSLSRMLDGDAKTWDEN, from the coding sequence ATGAAGATCATAAAAATATTATTGGTCCTATTCGTCCCTTCCTTTGCATTTGCAAGTTCCCATGGAATATCTTTCGATAAAAATCGAAACTGGGAGCAAGTTAAAAACCAAGCCAAGCTTGAACATAAATACATATTCGTTGATGCATTCGCTACATGGTGTGTACCGTGCAAACAAATGGATAAAGAGGTGTATATTAACAAGCAAGTAGGCGATTTTTTTAATGGGAGATTTATCTCTGTCAAAGTTCAAATGGACCAGACGACTCACGACAATGACTATGTAAAAAGCTGGTATGGTGATGCAAAACAGATTATGAGGATTGGTGGCATAAAAGCGTTCCCAGCATTTTTGTTTTTTAACCCTGAAGGTGAGTTGATTTATAGCCGGGATGGATTTAAATCAATAGAGGAATTTATTAATTTAGGTAAAGCCGCACTATCGATCAAAAAGGGTTTAGCAGAGCAGCTAACTGAGTTTAATGCCGGAAAGAGAGGCGGAATAGATTTATTAAACCTAGCCAAATTTCAGCGAGCACAAAAACAAGAGTCTTCGGCTTTGGCAATCGCCACGGCCTTGAAAGATGAGCTTATGAATACCAATAAATTCTCAGGTTTTTATAAACCTGAGAATTTACAGTTGTTTACTGCGTTTGGAAGGGTTTTCAACGTAAATGATCCATTTATTAAATTCATCTTTAAAAATCAAGCTTCATCAGATTCCTCCTTTAAAGCAGAAGGCTTTTCTCAAAGAATTGTTGATTTTTTAGTCGTGAAGGATTTTATTGATCCTAACATAGCTACCGCCAAAAAACAAGGAATAAGTCCGTCTTGGATAGACGTTGAAAAGCAAATCACCTTAAGGTTTGATGTTACAACAGCCGAGAAAGCGATAGCTCCTGCTAAAATTCGCTGGGCGGAAGAGATAAAGGATTGGCCGACTTATATCCAGTTAAATATTGATTTAATTGATAAGGGAGGCGTAGATATCATGCAAAGACCCATGATTAATGCATTCGTCTGGAACGGTATATTACTTCACAGTATAGACAGCAAAGAAATTGATAAGGGTCTCGCATATATGGATAAGTTAATCAAAACTTACCCCACTGCCTATACATTGCTTGATACCTATGGAAATCTCCTTTGGAAATCTGGTGATAAACAAAAGGCAATTATCATAGAGCGTCAAGCTCTTAAAGAAGTGCAGGAGGCGAAAGATCAAGATAACATTATTCCTATTCAACGGAGTTTGTCGCGAATGTTAGATGGTGATGCTAAAACTTGGGATGAAAACTAA
- a CDS encoding IS630 family transposase (programmed frameshift) encodes MVRYTIKLTKEEVGELYSIINKGSHSSQTFRTAYILLNCDEGEYAEKITNEQISKVLKVGMRTIDRVKKKFIEEGFEGVLDRRPTSRVYETKSDGDVEAKLVALCCSEPPEGFAKWSLRLLADKMVELEYVESISHVTVRSVLKKNELKPWKVKGWVIPPEKSSEFVANMERVLDVYKKPYDEEFPVVCMDESPKQLIEEGQPSQAMKPGQEARVDYEYIRHGVVNIFMANEPLRGKRFVEITAFKTKKDWALFVKRIADEWYPTAKKITLVMDNFKTHSASAFYETFEPAEAKRLWDRFEFVYTPKHGSWLNMAEIELHVLNGQCLNRHISTMLKINEEVAAWQHNRNNKNSKINWQFENKDARIKLKRLYPSLHD; translated from the exons ATGGTACGTTATACGATAAAACTTACAAAAGAGGAGGTTGGAGAGTTATACTCGATAATCAACAAGGGCTCCCATAGTTCTCAAACATTCCGGACAGCCTATATACTATTGAATTGTGATGAAGGGGAATATGCGGAGAAAATAACAAATGAACAGATCAGCAAAGTCCTGAAAGTAGGGATGCGAACGATAGACCGGGTGAAGAAAAAGTTTATTGAAGAGGGTTTTGAAGGTGTTTTAGATCGTCGCCCCACCAGCCGTGTTTATGAAACAAAATCAGATGGCGATGTAGAAGCGAAGCTGGTTGCCTTGTGTTGCAGCGAGCCGCCTGAGGGGTTTGCTAAATGGTCATTAAGGCTACTCGCCGATAAAATGGTAGAGTTGGAATATGTAGAAAGTATTTCGCATGTAACAGTAAGAAGTGTGCTTA AAAAAAACGAACTTAAGCCTTGGAAAGTAAAGGGCTGGGTAATACCACCGGAAAAAAGCAGCGAATTTGTAGCCAATATGGAACGCGTATTGGATGTATACAAAAAACCTTATGATGAGGAATTTCCGGTTGTATGTATGGATGAGTCGCCAAAACAATTGATAGAAGAAGGGCAGCCCTCTCAAGCCATGAAGCCTGGCCAGGAGGCAAGAGTAGATTACGAGTACATAAGGCATGGGGTAGTCAATATATTTATGGCCAACGAGCCTTTGAGGGGCAAGCGCTTTGTAGAAATTACGGCGTTTAAAACCAAAAAGGACTGGGCTTTATTCGTAAAAAGAATAGCAGATGAATGGTACCCGACAGCGAAAAAAATAACTTTAGTAATGGACAATTTTAAAACCCATTCGGCCTCTGCATTTTACGAGACATTTGAACCAGCCGAAGCCAAAAGGCTATGGGATAGGTTTGAGTTTGTTTATACGCCCAAGCATGGAAGCTGGCTCAATATGGCCGAGATAGAATTGCATGTATTGAATGGGCAATGCCTAAACAGGCATATTTCAACAATGCTGAAGATCAATGAAGAGGTAGCGGCATGGCAACACAACAGAAATAATAAGAACAGCAAAATTAACTGGCAGTTCGAAAATAAAGATGCGCGAATAAAACTGAAAAGACTTTATCCGTCATTACACGATTAA
- a CDS encoding TlpA family protein disulfide reductase: MGFSYWYLYYSFKHDNKVKNSIPYDKYGSLLKKINTTFKGDVRDYVFYKFINLNLNAVINTYEEFKVAAKNTLPYLGNINSTLYQNELITLINKKEYELGKYKIGDAAQAFSLVDNKGIKHTLSDFKGKVVLIDFWASSCAPCREETPYLNKLYERYKSDSRVQIISIAVRDRKDAWQQALQHDKPKWLQLFDGDGKTSNYFTNAIPKFVVLDKAGLIINLDAPAPSNADKLETIIKTQIEKDK; this comes from the coding sequence ATGGGCTTTTCATATTGGTACCTTTATTACAGTTTCAAACACGATAACAAAGTAAAGAATAGTATTCCTTATGATAAATATGGCTCATTGTTAAAAAAAATCAATACGACCTTTAAAGGTGATGTTAGGGATTATGTTTTTTACAAGTTTATCAATCTTAATTTAAACGCGGTAATTAACACTTATGAAGAATTTAAGGTGGCTGCTAAAAACACTTTACCTTATTTAGGCAACATAAATAGCACGCTTTACCAAAACGAACTGATAACTCTCATAAATAAGAAAGAGTATGAGCTTGGTAAATACAAAATTGGAGATGCAGCACAAGCATTTTCGCTTGTTGATAATAAAGGAATTAAACATACGCTGTCAGATTTTAAAGGCAAGGTGGTTTTAATCGACTTTTGGGCTAGCTCATGTGCGCCATGTCGTGAAGAGACCCCTTACTTAAACAAACTGTATGAAAGATACAAATCTGATAGCCGTGTACAAATTATAAGTATTGCCGTACGCGATAGAAAGGATGCGTGGCAACAAGCATTGCAGCACGATAAACCGAAATGGTTGCAACTTTTTGATGGTGATGGTAAAACGAGCAATTACTTTACCAATGCCATACCTAAGTTTGTAGTGTTAGATAAAGCAGGATTAATAATTAATTTGGATGCCCCGGCACCAAGTAATGCCGACAAACTGGAAACCATTATTAAAACTCAAATTGAAAAGGATAAGTAG